In Burkholderia sp. GAS332, one DNA window encodes the following:
- a CDS encoding succinyldiaminopimelate aminotransferase apoenzyme gives MNPLLDSLQPYPFEKLRALFKDVTPPAGLAHISFGIGEPKHPTPALIRDAVIASLGGLSAYPATIGSPALRESIAKWVTQRYNLPPVDPATQVLPVSGSREALFALAQTVIDPKLNADGQPAIVLCPNPFYQIYEGAAILAGAQPYFVNSDPARNFACDYSAIPADIWARTQLLYVCSPGNPTGAVLTLDDWRELFALSDRYGFVIASDECYSEIYFDEANPPLGGLEAAHQLGRGFERLVMLSSLSKRSNVPGMRSGFVAGDAAILKDFLLYRTYHGAALSTVFQSASIAAWNDETHVRENRAKYVQKFSTVTPMLAEVLDVRLPDAAFYLWADVSRTGLSDTEFAQRLYADYNVTVLPGSFLARTAHGVNPGRNFVRMALVADVDECTQGAQRIVDFCRALAG, from the coding sequence GTGAACCCGCTACTCGACTCCCTTCAGCCCTATCCGTTCGAAAAGCTGCGTGCGCTTTTCAAGGACGTCACGCCGCCCGCCGGCCTCGCGCACATCAGCTTTGGCATCGGCGAACCGAAACATCCCACGCCCGCGCTGATTCGCGACGCCGTGATCGCCTCGCTCGGCGGTTTGTCGGCGTATCCGGCCACCATCGGTTCGCCGGCACTGCGCGAGTCGATCGCGAAATGGGTCACGCAGCGCTACAACCTGCCGCCGGTCGATCCGGCCACCCAGGTGCTGCCGGTGTCGGGTTCGCGCGAGGCGCTTTTCGCGCTCGCACAAACGGTCATCGATCCCAAGCTCAATGCTGACGGCCAGCCTGCGATCGTACTCTGTCCGAACCCGTTCTACCAAATCTACGAAGGCGCGGCGATTCTGGCCGGCGCACAGCCGTACTTCGTCAATAGCGACCCGGCGCGCAACTTCGCCTGCGACTATTCGGCGATCCCGGCCGACATCTGGGCGCGCACGCAGCTGCTGTACGTGTGTTCGCCGGGCAATCCCACCGGCGCGGTGCTCACGCTCGACGACTGGCGCGAACTGTTCGCGCTATCGGACCGCTACGGCTTCGTGATCGCCTCGGACGAGTGCTACTCGGAAATCTACTTCGACGAAGCCAATCCGCCGCTCGGCGGCCTGGAAGCGGCTCACCAGCTCGGCCGCGGCTTCGAGCGCCTCGTGATGCTCTCGAGCCTGTCCAAGCGCTCGAACGTGCCGGGCATGCGCTCGGGCTTCGTGGCGGGCGACGCGGCAATACTGAAAGACTTCCTGCTATACCGGACATACCACGGCGCGGCCTTGTCGACGGTGTTCCAGAGTGCCAGCATCGCGGCCTGGAATGACGAAACGCACGTGCGCGAGAACCGCGCGAAGTACGTGCAGAAGTTTTCCACCGTGACGCCGATGCTCGCCGAGGTGCTCGACGTACGCCTGCCGGACGCCGCGTTCTACCTGTGGGCGGACGTCTCGCGCACGGGCCTGTCGGACACCGAGTTCGCCCAGCGCCTCTACGCCGACTATAATGTGACGGTTCTGCCGGGCTCGTTCCTCGCGCGCACGGCGCACGGTGTGAACCCCGGCCGCAATTTCGTGCGCATGGCGCTCGTCGCCGATGTCGACGAATGCACGCAAGGCGCACAACGGATCGTCGATTTTTGCCGCGCGCTCGCGGGCTGA